From one Montipora capricornis isolate CH-2021 chromosome 10, ASM3666992v2, whole genome shotgun sequence genomic stretch:
- the LOC138020284 gene encoding uncharacterized protein, producing the protein MFSGPLPSKKEEEKCSYLLTRCGEKGRDIVNTWSRISEEDEEKLTTCFERFEEHVEPKTNPVFYRYQFHNCVQNEVETVEQFVTDLKFLARDCAFKESDEMIRDRIVFGTNSHKIREKLINQGKDLTFDKAVEIARTYELSRAQSKSIEPHSNEAVHSTGDSQSYKKSFSSTPSKERAQSCGKCGHFHAREACPAMVKTCRKCGKANHFARMCKTGSKGIHELSEASLQTDDSLFVETISGHIRSSNKVFVDIEVGQCNEAVRFKHDPGAQVNVIPLDSLN; encoded by the coding sequence ATGTTCAGTGGGCCGCTCCCCAGtaagaaagaggaagaaaagtgCAGCTATTTGCTCACACGGTGCGGTGAGAAAGGAAGAGATATCGTCAATACGTGGTCACGCATCAGCGAAGAGGATGAGGAGAAACTCACGACTTGCTTTGAACGATTTGAAGAACACGTGGAACCCAAAACAAACCCAGTATTTTATCGATATCAATTCCACAACTGCGTTCAGAACGAAGTGGAAACAGTGGAGCAGTTCGTAACGGATCTGAAATTTTTAGCCAGGGATTGTGCTTTCAAAGAGTCAGACGAAATGATAAGGGACAGAATTGTGTTTGGCACAAATTCTCACAAAATTCGCGAAAAGCTGATAAACCAGGGCAAAGATTTAACCTTTGATAAGGCTGTCGAAATTGCACGAACATACGAACTATCGAGAGCACAGTCAAAATCAATTGAGCCACACAGCAATGAGGCAGTCCATTCCACAGGTGACAGCCAGTCATACAAAAAGAGTTTTTCGAGTACACCTTCCAAGGAAAGAGCACAGTCATGTGGCAAATGTGGACATTTTCATGCAAGAGAGGCTTGCCCTGCTATGGTGAAAACATGTCGTAAATGCGGAAAGGCAAATCATTTTGCCAGAATGTGCAAGACGGGTAGCAAAGGGATACACGAATTAAGTGAGGCTAGCCTTCAAACAGATGACAGTTTGTTTGTTGAAACCATTTCTGGACACATCAGATCCTCAAACAAAGTCTTTGTGGATATTGAGGTAGGCCAGTGCAATGAAGCAGTACGTTTCAAGCATGATCCGGGTGCACAAGTGAACGTGATTCCCTTAGATTCCTTAAACTAA